A window of bacterium contains these coding sequences:
- a CDS encoding universal stress protein: MFKRILVPVDFTDKNLSALDRTYQLAKWSHGTVILIHVIEKVENIPEEEMKQFYHRLEKRAKNKMKQYATTFGEHGIPVIEKFIYGKRAEEIIRTAIEDEVDLIVLSSHKVDPAESWGTLSYKIAVLSPLPVLLVK, encoded by the coding sequence ATGTTTAAACGAATTCTAGTTCCTGTCGATTTTACTGATAAGAACCTTTCAGCGCTGGACCGGACGTATCAATTGGCAAAGTGGAGCCATGGAACCGTTATTTTGATTCATGTGATTGAAAAAGTGGAAAACATTCCCGAAGAGGAAATGAAACAGTTCTATCACAGACTGGAAAAGAGGGCGAAAAACAAAATGAAGCAGTATGCAACTACATTTGGGGAGCACGGCATTCCAGTGATCGAGAAATTCATCTACGGAAAACGTGCCGAAGAGATCATCCGGACGGCAATAGAGGATGAGGTGGATTTAATCGTTCTCAGTTCACACAAAGTGGACCCGGCCGAAAGCTGGGGAACCCTCAGCTACAAAATTGCAGTGCTTTCTCCCCTTCCTGTTCTGCTTGTGAAATAA
- a CDS encoding YwiC-like family protein, with the protein MRRKIFIPSEHGAWAMVYTPFIITSFVLGEFNLKAVWLLLALTGIFFAHKPLEVLARLNPLSHNADLRRRSAIRWLAIYLIISLLSSAALILLYQLWLLLPIGLAAILYLSVHTFLISKKSDKTVFVEMLGILNLTGSAPALYYVLRGNLDQTALLLWAICLLYFISSIFYVKMLIGRFSKKPNSAELIRKCITYHLILMILLIVSLSLHLIPVLVIVGFLPVIGRTIWGIQVHQIQLNLRKVGLTEIALTLVFIVVTVAAFP; encoded by the coding sequence ATGAGACGCAAAATATTCATACCCAGCGAACACGGCGCGTGGGCAATGGTATACACTCCTTTTATCATCACCTCCTTTGTTCTTGGAGAATTCAATCTGAAAGCAGTTTGGCTTTTGCTAGCTCTTACCGGAATTTTTTTTGCTCACAAACCCCTGGAGGTTCTTGCCAGACTCAATCCACTATCACATAACGCAGATTTGCGGCGCCGGAGCGCCATTCGATGGTTGGCAATCTACCTTATCATTTCATTACTCTCTTCAGCCGCGCTGATTCTCTTGTACCAGCTGTGGCTTTTGCTGCCGATCGGACTCGCAGCCATTCTATACTTGTCAGTTCATACGTTCCTCATATCGAAGAAGTCGGACAAAACGGTGTTCGTGGAAATGCTGGGCATTTTGAATTTAACCGGAAGCGCGCCTGCACTTTATTACGTCCTCCGGGGAAACTTGGATCAAACAGCGCTTCTACTTTGGGCGATCTGCTTACTCTACTTTATTAGCAGTATTTTTTACGTGAAAATGCTGATTGGACGTTTTTCAAAAAAACCGAATTCTGCAGAACTGATTCGAAAATGCATCACCTATCATCTAATACTGATGATTCTACTGATCGTTTCCCTTTCTCTGCACCTGATACCGGTCTTGGTCATCGTTGGCTTCTTGCCTGTGATCGGCCGTACGATCTGGGGAATCCAGGTTCACCAAATCCAATTGAACTTACGCAAAGTGGGATTAACCGAAATCGCCTTAACTCTTGTCTTCATAGTCGTCACTGTAGCTGCCTTCCCTTGA
- a CDS encoding sigma-54 dependent transcriptional regulator: MKKKRVLFVDDDREMRQLIVDFFHSEGYKITEAANGKDALEHLSDEEFDVVITDLRMQEMDGLTLLRQIRTASPNLPVILITAFGSIETAVEAIKEGATNFIPKPLKMQTLKAIVDKAVDQKWMAEENEMLKEELHEKYSFHNILGKSKAMQQLYELIKQVAASHSNLLIEGESGTGKELVARALHFNSPRSSHPFVAINCSALPETLLESELFGYVKGAFTDAKGTKKGLFEVADGGTLFLDEISSMPLGLQAKILRTLQDGEIRPLGHTQNRKVDVRIFAATNKDLEKAIDEGTFREDLFYRLNVIRILLPPLRDRREDIPLLSQHFLKHYVRLNNKKITGFEPAAMSYLMNSPWRGNVRELENAVERAVVLCRGETILTTDLIPMNRSTRKGKFDFGGAFLPLKEMERIYIDKVLESVGGNKERAAQILGVSSRTLYRRDHQKEEEPVPGE; the protein is encoded by the coding sequence ATGAAAAAGAAGCGGGTTTTATTTGTTGATGACGATCGGGAAATGCGTCAATTGATCGTCGATTTCTTTCATTCAGAAGGATACAAGATTACAGAGGCGGCAAATGGGAAAGATGCCCTGGAGCATTTGTCCGATGAAGAATTTGATGTGGTGATCACCGATCTGAGAATGCAAGAAATGGACGGACTCACTTTGCTGCGACAGATTCGTACAGCCAGCCCGAACTTACCTGTGATTCTGATCACAGCCTTCGGATCGATCGAAACAGCAGTGGAAGCCATCAAAGAAGGCGCCACCAATTTCATCCCCAAGCCTCTAAAAATGCAAACCCTGAAAGCGATCGTTGATAAAGCTGTTGACCAGAAATGGATGGCAGAAGAAAACGAGATGCTGAAAGAGGAGCTGCACGAAAAATACTCCTTTCATAACATTCTTGGAAAAAGCAAAGCAATGCAGCAGCTCTACGAGTTGATCAAACAGGTCGCAGCGAGCCATTCCAATTTGTTGATTGAAGGGGAAAGCGGAACTGGAAAGGAACTCGTCGCGCGGGCCCTGCATTTCAATAGTCCGCGTTCGTCGCATCCATTCGTTGCAATCAACTGTTCGGCCCTGCCCGAAACGCTTTTGGAAAGTGAATTATTCGGTTACGTGAAAGGGGCATTTACGGACGCGAAAGGTACCAAAAAAGGGCTTTTCGAAGTGGCAGATGGCGGGACGCTCTTCCTGGATGAAATTTCCAGCATGCCGTTGGGACTTCAAGCAAAAATTCTGAGGACCTTGCAGGATGGAGAGATCCGTCCACTTGGACATACTCAGAACAGAAAAGTGGATGTGCGAATTTTTGCAGCAACTAACAAAGATCTGGAGAAAGCTATAGACGAAGGAACTTTCCGGGAAGATCTTTTCTACCGCTTGAATGTAATCCGGATTTTGCTGCCGCCGCTCCGGGATCGTCGAGAAGATATTCCTTTACTATCGCAACACTTTTTAAAACATTACGTCCGACTCAATAACAAAAAAATCACGGGCTTTGAGCCTGCGGCAATGTCCTATTTGATGAATTCGCCGTGGCGCGGAAACGTTCGAGAGCTTGAGAACGCAGTTGAGCGCGCTGTCGTTTTGTGCCGGGGCGAGACCATCTTGACGACCGATCTTATACCAATGAACCGCAGCACTCGTAAGGGAAAATTCGATTTCGGCGGAGCATTCTTGCCGTTAAAAGAAATGGAAAGGATCTATATTGATAAAGTTCTTGAATCGGTGGGAGGCAACAAAGAGCGTGCAGCTCAAATCCTGGGTGTCAGCTCTCGTACACTTTACAGGCGAGATCATCAGAAAGAAGAGGAGCCGGTTCCAGGAGAATAA
- a CDS encoding tryptophanase: MKMPDPYRIKMTEPIHLVSRSEREAALRDAEYNLFRLHSDVVFIDLLTDSGNGSMSAEQWGAMMTGDESYAGSQSFYRLRDAVQEIFGFPYVLPTHQGRAAEHVFFSSEVKEADVIPSNAHFDTTRANLEWLGAMPMDLPAACAGNPDSDCLFKGNMHISQLATLLKEEGDHIPFVMLTITNNRVAGQPVSMENVSRVSELCKQFQKKMIIDSCRHAENSYLIQQRDPELADLSIKEISRKIFSFADGMLMSAKKDGLCNIGGLIAMRDRDLYERVNQLLILKEGFSTYGGLAGRDLAAMAVGLNEAVQQEYLAHRIGQAEFLLKQLQDRSIPVYTPAGGHAVYVDAGIFLGRKFNFPGQSLAAAVFLEGGVRSCDLGSSMFGGSGFSLELLRLAIPRRTYTESHLTYVADVFAEIARHKDRIPDLHCIYKSPLLGHFTARFANARQAHCAEAGVTNRFPYSPGTGSSSF; this comes from the coding sequence ATGAAGATGCCGGATCCCTATCGAATTAAAATGACGGAACCAATCCATCTGGTTTCGCGTTCGGAACGGGAAGCCGCATTGCGTGATGCCGAATACAATCTATTTCGTCTGCATTCCGATGTTGTATTTATCGATTTGTTGACGGATAGCGGTAACGGCTCCATGAGCGCAGAACAATGGGGGGCCATGATGACGGGAGATGAATCCTATGCGGGTTCACAAAGCTTCTATCGTCTCAGAGATGCCGTGCAGGAGATTTTCGGTTTCCCGTATGTGCTTCCGACGCACCAGGGACGCGCTGCCGAACATGTCTTTTTTTCATCAGAAGTAAAGGAAGCAGATGTAATCCCATCCAATGCTCATTTCGATACAACTCGCGCGAATCTCGAATGGTTGGGCGCCATGCCCATGGATTTACCGGCAGCCTGCGCGGGCAATCCAGACAGTGACTGCCTGTTCAAGGGGAACATGCACATTTCTCAGTTGGCGACCCTTTTGAAAGAGGAAGGGGACCACATTCCGTTTGTAATGCTGACAATCACAAATAATCGGGTTGCAGGCCAACCCGTATCTATGGAGAATGTTTCGCGCGTTTCCGAGCTCTGCAAACAATTTCAAAAAAAAATGATCATTGATTCCTGCCGGCATGCGGAAAACTCTTATCTAATACAGCAGAGAGATCCTGAATTGGCCGATCTTTCGATCAAAGAAATCTCACGAAAAATATTTTCCTTTGCAGATGGAATGTTAATGAGCGCCAAAAAGGACGGGCTTTGTAACATTGGGGGTCTAATCGCGATGCGCGACCGTGACCTCTACGAACGAGTGAACCAGTTGTTGATTTTAAAAGAGGGCTTTAGCACATACGGCGGGCTTGCGGGACGTGATCTGGCGGCAATGGCCGTAGGGCTGAACGAGGCCGTGCAGCAGGAATATCTTGCTCACAGGATCGGTCAAGCGGAATTCCTATTGAAACAATTGCAAGATCGGTCCATTCCTGTTTATACACCTGCCGGTGGTCATGCAGTTTATGTCGATGCGGGAATTTTCCTGGGTCGGAAGTTCAACTTTCCGGGACAGTCCCTTGCTGCTGCAGTCTTTCTGGAAGGGGGCGTACGTTCGTGCGATCTTGGCAGCAGTATGTTTGGCGGCTCGGGTTTCTCTCTGGAATTATTGAGATTGGCGATTCCGCGAAGGACCTACACAGAAAGTCATTTGACGTATGTTGCCGATGTTTTTGCCGAAATCGCCCGGCACAAGGACCGGATACCGGACCTGCACTGTATCTATAAATCGCCTTTGCTTGGCCACTTCACTGCACGGTTTGCAAATGCTCGGCAAGCGCATTGTGCCGAGGCCGGCGTTACAAATCGCTTTCCTTATTCTCCTGGAACCGGCTCCTCTTCTTTCTGA
- a CDS encoding universal stress protein produces MKLFHKILCPIDFSEDSVKALQWTRYLAKRYEGQVTILHVMEPYPAIVDVGIDYDKYHSAVVRDMKAFLAPLNIPFESMQSSGSPAEKIPALATTLGSSVIVMGTRGLRGTAHRLIGSTTESVIRHSSVPVITLSPKCCAPGEIESNQVLLPVSSLNWPARGFIRLRQILRDLNGSLTMMHVVDIKDEMFNSSFDANPVLVTSYQIDERKKDLERIGFQIAKNAETIETILQFGNASPEILKEAEAAKYGWILMGAKRQKLFSRFFDSTAYNVISQAPVPVITIRV; encoded by the coding sequence ATGAAACTATTTCATAAAATTCTTTGCCCGATTGATTTTTCCGAAGATTCGGTCAAAGCCTTACAGTGGACGCGATATCTGGCAAAGCGCTATGAGGGACAAGTTACCATTCTCCATGTGATGGAACCATATCCGGCAATCGTGGATGTAGGAATCGACTACGATAAATATCATTCCGCTGTTGTCCGCGATATGAAAGCGTTTCTTGCGCCCTTGAACATCCCGTTTGAGAGCATGCAAAGCAGCGGCTCGCCTGCCGAAAAAATCCCGGCCCTTGCAACCACGCTAGGATCATCCGTGATCGTAATGGGAACGCGCGGTCTACGTGGTACTGCGCATCGCCTGATTGGTTCGACCACAGAAAGTGTCATTCGACATTCTTCCGTGCCCGTGATTACACTTTCACCGAAATGTTGTGCACCCGGTGAAATCGAATCAAATCAAGTTCTACTGCCGGTTTCGAGCTTGAATTGGCCGGCGCGTGGATTTATTCGTCTGCGTCAAATCCTTCGAGATCTGAACGGGTCGTTGACTATGATGCACGTAGTAGACATAAAAGATGAAATGTTCAATTCGTCTTTTGATGCGAATCCCGTTCTTGTAACAAGTTATCAAATTGACGAAAGGAAAAAGGATCTTGAACGAATTGGTTTTCAAATAGCAAAAAATGCAGAGACGATCGAGACGATTCTTCAATTCGGCAATGCGTCTCCGGAGATTTTGAAAGAAGCAGAAGCGGCAAAATATGGCTGGATCCTGATGGGAGCCAAACGGCAAAAACTATTTTCAAGATTTTTTGACTCCACTGCTTACAACGTCATCAGTCAAGCACCAGTCCCGGTTATAACGATTCGCGTGTAA
- a CDS encoding cytochrome c codes for MPNKTLIQMIFLTCLLIIAAFVNSARAEDPAGKKIFMENKCNSCHSIESQAITKKLASSKAPDLSNVGSEHKADWITKYLNKEETKNDKKHSKAWTGKKEDLETLVKWLETLKKAQTK; via the coding sequence ATGCCTAACAAAACATTGATCCAAATGATTTTCCTGACATGCTTGCTAATCATTGCTGCTTTCGTAAACTCGGCCAGAGCTGAGGATCCAGCCGGAAAAAAGATTTTCATGGAAAACAAATGCAATTCTTGTCATTCCATTGAATCGCAGGCGATTACCAAAAAGCTGGCCAGCTCCAAAGCACCCGATCTTTCCAATGTAGGATCAGAACATAAAGCAGACTGGATCACCAAGTACTTGAATAAAGAAGAAACAAAGAACGACAAAAAACATTCGAAAGCCTGGACCGGCAAAAAAGAAGATTTGGAAACGCTGGTGAAATGGCTGGAAACTTTAAAAAAGGCGCAAACAAAGTAG
- a CDS encoding NapC/NirT family cytochrome c, producing MITPAAILVAIISITIALVGLIVIKPGITVMRVGKILAFLALFIFPVLAVLMGTSEHVQRSKKTQFCLSCHVMEPYGKSLRVDNSEHIPAVHFQNHLVPPESACYTCHTDYTLYGDLNAKLRGLRHVYVYYLGTAPKTIHLYKPYNNRECLHCHLGARSFEEGATHNEEPQRLPNIKTNKLSCMSSGCHEVAHNVDKLNGVTFWKEPSK from the coding sequence TTGATCACTCCAGCGGCAATTCTAGTAGCAATCATTTCGATCACGATCGCGTTGGTCGGTTTGATCGTGATCAAACCGGGCATTACGGTGATGCGAGTGGGAAAGATCCTTGCCTTTCTCGCACTTTTCATTTTCCCCGTTCTTGCAGTTTTGATGGGGACCTCTGAACATGTGCAACGATCAAAGAAGACACAATTCTGTCTGTCTTGCCATGTGATGGAGCCTTACGGTAAAAGTCTGCGAGTAGATAACAGCGAACACATCCCTGCAGTTCACTTTCAGAATCATCTGGTCCCGCCCGAGAGTGCCTGTTACACATGCCACACCGACTATACACTTTATGGTGATCTTAACGCCAAGCTGCGAGGTCTGAGACATGTTTACGTCTATTATCTCGGAACTGCACCGAAAACTATTCATCTTTATAAGCCCTACAACAACAGGGAATGTCTGCACTGTCATCTGGGAGCGAGATCATTTGAGGAAGGCGCCACGCACAATGAAGAGCCGCAACGACTTCCAAATATTAAGACAAACAAACTCTCCTGCATGAGCAGCGGCTGTCACGAAGTCGCACATAACGTTGACAAGTTAAATGGAGTCACCTTCTGGAAGGAGCCCTCAAAATGA
- a CDS encoding carboxypeptidase regulatory-like domain-containing protein: MKHKVFHLMLLFAAFSVFSIHAEETKYRETKLLFKGWVKGRVIHTNPGLEVPKLEVNRDSSSCGVEPRKIQAVEIAPNGGLQNAVVFLKEISAGKDFVLSADPPVLHQTHCDYQPHVQLVPPMSSIKITNDDKLLHSVHAFWFPFGTKFVIYPNSVTYPAKTLFNIAMVAQRKESFQQLGASGIVKFICEAGHYWMTAYVIVTPHPYFAKVDSQGNYTLEDVPPGKYILVSWHEYFGTKEQPITVKENQPAEANFAYSDEL, encoded by the coding sequence ATGAAACACAAAGTCTTTCATTTGATGTTGCTTTTTGCGGCGTTCAGCGTGTTTTCAATTCATGCTGAAGAAACAAAATACCGCGAGACGAAACTCCTCTTCAAGGGTTGGGTCAAGGGACGAGTCATCCATACAAATCCGGGCCTGGAAGTTCCCAAATTGGAAGTGAATCGGGATTCTTCTTCTTGTGGAGTCGAGCCGCGCAAAATTCAAGCCGTTGAAATTGCTCCCAATGGTGGCTTGCAGAACGCGGTTGTTTTTCTGAAGGAGATTTCTGCGGGAAAAGATTTTGTTCTGTCCGCTGATCCGCCAGTTCTTCATCAAACACATTGTGATTATCAACCACATGTTCAACTCGTACCTCCGATGAGCAGCATCAAAATCACGAATGACGATAAGCTTCTTCACAGTGTTCATGCTTTTTGGTTTCCGTTCGGAACGAAATTCGTAATTTATCCGAATAGCGTCACCTATCCTGCCAAAACTCTTTTCAACATTGCGATGGTTGCTCAACGGAAGGAAAGCTTTCAGCAACTTGGAGCTTCCGGCATCGTGAAATTCATTTGTGAAGCGGGGCATTACTGGATGACTGCATATGTTATCGTAACGCCACATCCATACTTCGCCAAGGTCGATTCACAGGGGAATTACACTTTGGAAGATGTTCCTCCCGGAAAATACATCCTTGTTTCGTGGCATGAATATTTTGGAACGAAAGAACAACCGATCACTGTGAAAGAGAATCAACCAGCAGAAGCGAACTTCGCCTATTCAGACGAATTATGA
- a CDS encoding PA2169 family four-helix-bundle protein produces MEPNDKIISVLNGLIETCKDAEKGYWEASNAMEYGFYRALLEDYARQRTVFAAELQSVVRHLGGTPDRKGTMAGNLHRGWMNLRLALKSQSDRAIALECERGESIALKHYRNALKTDLPGQIKSILEKQCAVIRSTRQRIHTITQDKATNS; encoded by the coding sequence ATGGAACCTAATGACAAGATTATTTCCGTCTTAAACGGTTTGATTGAAACCTGTAAGGATGCGGAAAAAGGATACTGGGAAGCTTCAAACGCAATGGAATACGGATTCTACAGAGCCCTTTTGGAGGATTACGCAAGACAACGGACCGTATTTGCTGCGGAATTGCAATCGGTGGTTCGTCACCTGGGTGGTACGCCCGATAGAAAAGGAACCATGGCCGGCAACTTACACCGTGGATGGATGAATCTCCGTTTAGCGTTGAAAAGTCAAAGTGATCGGGCTATTGCGTTGGAATGCGAGCGTGGTGAGTCCATAGCACTAAAACACTACCGGAATGCTTTGAAAACTGATCTTCCAGGACAAATTAAATCCATTCTTGAAAAGCAGTGCGCAGTTATCCGGTCAACCAGACAAAGGATTCATACGATCACTCAAGATAAGGCAACGAACTCTTAA